One Ancylobacter novellus DSM 506 genomic window, AGGTTCAGCTCGCTGGCCGGGTTCGCCGCGGCCCTCCAGTCGGCCGGGATGCTGGCGAGGGCAAACAGCCGCGGCGCGCGAATCGCGCCTTCGGCCTTCCATGAAGCGAGCACGACGGCCCTCCGAAACGAGCCCCCGCTAACCCGCATCCGAATGCCGCCGGTTCTAGCATGCCGGCACGGGGCTCGTAAGGCCGCCCCTGTTCGCGCGGCCCGCGAATCCGTATCTAGGGGGCATGATCGCCCGACCGAACCGCGACGCCCCCGATCTCGACGCCGACGATGCCGACATCGCCGAGATCGAGGAAGACGTCGCCCTGCTGCCCGAAGAACCCGAGGAAGCCGCGCCCGCGCCGGGCTCGGTCGCGACCGGCCGCGCCGCCATCGCCCGCGCCATCAAGCACGCGCCCAACGGGCCGGGCGTCTACCGCATGATCGGCCCGGACGGCGGCGTGCTCTATGTCGGCAAGGCCAAGAGCATCAAGCGCCGCATCGTCGCCTATACGCGCCCCGCCGGGCTGACCGCGCGCATCATGCGCATGGTAGCGGCGACCGCCGAGATGGAGTTCGTCTCGACCGGCACCGAGACCGAGGCGCTGCTGCTCGAAGCCAACCTCATCAAGCAGCTCCGCCCGCGCTTCAACGTGCTGCTGCGCGACGACAAGTCCTTCCCCTACATCCTCATCACCCGCGACCACGTCTCGCCGCAGATCACCAAGCATCGCGGCGCGCGCAACCGGCCGGGCGACTATTACGGGCCCTTCGCCTCCGTATGGGCGGTGAACCGCACCATCAACGCGCTGCAGAAGGCGTTCCTGGTGCGCTCCTGCTCGGATAGCTTCTACGAGGCCCGCACGCGGCCCTGCCTGCTGTTCCAGATCAAGCGCTGCGCCGGCCCCTGCACCGGCGAGGTGAGCCACACCGACTACGCCGAATATGTGCGCGAGGCGCGCGACTTCCTGTCCGGCAAGAGCCGGGCGGTGAAGGAGCAGATGGCGCACGAGATGCAGGAGGCGTCCGAGGCGCTGGAATTCGAGCGCGCCGCCGCGCTGCGCGACCGGCTCGCCGCGCTCTCCGCCGTGCAGGGCACGCAGGGCATCAATCCGCGCTCGGTCGAGGAGGCGGACGTCTTCGCCATCCATCAGGAAGGCGGGGCGACCTGCGTGCAGGTGTTCTTCTTCCGCACCGGCCAGAACTGGGGCAACCACGCGCTCTATCCGCGCGCCGACCGCGCCCTGGAGCCGGGCGAGGTGCTGGAATCCTTCCTCGCCCAGTTCTACGAAGACAAGCCCTGCCCGCGGCTCATCCTGCTAAGCCACGACGTCGCCGAGCGCGAACTCTTGGAAGAGGCGCTCTCCACCCGCGCCGGCCACCGCGTCGAGATCGCCACGCCGAAGCGCGGCGAGAAGCGCGAGCTGGTCGAGCACGCCTTGCAGAATGCGCGCGAGGCGCTCGGCCGCAAGCTCGCCGAGAGCGCCAGCCAGGCCCGCCTGCTCGACGAGCTCGGCCGCGCCTTCGGCCTCGAACAGACGCCGAAGCGCATCGAGGTCTACGACAACAGCCATATCATGGGCACGAATGCCGTGGGCGGGATGATCGTCGCCGGGCCGGAGGGCTTCGCCAAGAGCCAGTACCGCAAGTTCAACATCCGCTCCGCCGACCTCACGCCGGGCGACGATTACGGCATGATGCGCGAGGTCCTGATGCGCCGCTTCTCGCGGCTGCTGCGGGAGTCCCCGAAGCCGGTCGTCACCGTCGCCACCGATGGCAACGACATGGCCGACGATGCCACCGGTGACGTCCAGGATGTCACCGAAGATGCCACCAGCGATGCGGCCTCTTCCGCCTGGCCCGACCTCGTGCTGATCGACGGCGGTCCCGGCCAGCTCAAGGCGGCGCAGGAGACCCTCGCCGAACTCGGCGTCAGCGACGTTCCGCTCGTCGGCGTCGCCAAGGGGCCGGACCGCGACGCCGGCCGCGAGACCTTCTACCAGCAAGGCCGCGAGCCCTTCCGGCTGGAGCCGCGCGACCCGGTGCTCTATTTCGTCCAGCGCCTGCGCGACGAGGCGCACCGCTTCGCCATCGGCTCGCACCGAGCCCGCCGCAAAAAGGACATCGCCCAGTCCGGCCTGCAGGAGATTCCCGGCATCGGCCCGACCCGCAAACGCGCGCTGCTGCACCATTTCGGCACGCTGAAAGCCATCGAGCGTGCCTCGCTCGCCGACCTCGAAGGCGTGCCGGGCGTGAACGCCGCCACCGCGCGGGCGGTCTACGACTTCTTCCACACCAAGCCGGCGTGAAAGCGAATCACATCCATCGCGTCACGCGGAAGCCACAGCCGCGTTCCACCATGGCGATGGGATGACGGTGGAGTGACGTGCCGGCCAAGGTCGGCGCGAGGCGATTGACGTTCCCTGCCTGCGTGTTTACCTGCCTGTGATGGGAGCCGGCGAGCCATGGTCGATGTCACAACCCAGCAGAGGATGCCGACCGAGGTGAAACGGGGTCACGCACTCGCGCTGCCGAACCTGCTCACCTATGGCCGCTGCGTGGCCGTGCCGCTGGTGGCAGCCTGCCTGTTCTGGTCCGACATATTGGAAGGCGGGCTGTGGCTGCGCTGGGTGGCGCTGGCGCTCTACATCGTCGCCGCCATCACCGATTTCTTCGACGGCTATCTCGCCCGCGTCTGGTCGCAGCAATCGGCCATCGGCCGCATGCTCGATCCCATCGCCGACAAGCTGCTGGTCTCGACCTCGCTCCTGATGCTGGCCTCCGACGGCACCATTCGCGGCTGGTCGCTCTGGGCCGCCATCGTCATCCTGTGCCGCGAGATCCTGGTCTCGGGCCTGCGCGAATTCCTTGCCGAGCTGCGCGTCTCCGTGCCGGTCACGCGCCTCGCCAAGTGGAAGACCACGGCGCAGCTGGTCGCGGTCGCGGTGCTGCTGGCAGGTCCGGCGGCGGACAAGCTGGTGCCCGGCATCACCCTGTTCGGACTGATCCTGCTCTGGATCGCGGCGCTGCTGACGCTCTATACCGGCTGGGATTATTTCCGTGCCGGCGCCCGCCACCTGATCGAGGACGAGTAGTGAAGGTGCTCTATTTCGCCTGGGTGCGCGAGCGCGTCGGGCGCGAGACCGAAGAGATCGCGGTGCCGGAGGGCGTGACCACGGTGGCCGACCTCGCCGCCTTCCTGAAGGATCGTGGCGAGGGATATGCGCGGGCCTTCGAGAATCCGCGGGTGGTGCGCGCCGCGCTCGACCGCCGGCACGCCAAGCCGGATACGCCGCTCGCCGGCGCACGCGAGGTCGCGTTCTTCCCGCCCATGACGGGCGGCTGATCCAGGGAGGGTGAGATGTTCACCGTCCGCATCCAGTCCGAGGATTTCGATGCCGCCGCCGAGGCCGCCGCGCTCACCCGCGGCCGCGCCGATGTCGGCGCCGTGGTGACCTTCACCGGCCTCTGCCGCGCGCAGGACGCCCCCGGCGGCGCGCCGCTGATCGCGCTGACGCTGGAGCATTATC contains:
- the uvrC gene encoding excinuclease ABC subunit UvrC — translated: MIARPNRDAPDLDADDADIAEIEEDVALLPEEPEEAAPAPGSVATGRAAIARAIKHAPNGPGVYRMIGPDGGVLYVGKAKSIKRRIVAYTRPAGLTARIMRMVAATAEMEFVSTGTETEALLLEANLIKQLRPRFNVLLRDDKSFPYILITRDHVSPQITKHRGARNRPGDYYGPFASVWAVNRTINALQKAFLVRSCSDSFYEARTRPCLLFQIKRCAGPCTGEVSHTDYAEYVREARDFLSGKSRAVKEQMAHEMQEASEALEFERAAALRDRLAALSAVQGTQGINPRSVEEADVFAIHQEGGATCVQVFFFRTGQNWGNHALYPRADRALEPGEVLESFLAQFYEDKPCPRLILLSHDVAERELLEEALSTRAGHRVEIATPKRGEKRELVEHALQNAREALGRKLAESASQARLLDELGRAFGLEQTPKRIEVYDNSHIMGTNAVGGMIVAGPEGFAKSQYRKFNIRSADLTPGDDYGMMREVLMRRFSRLLRESPKPVVTVATDGNDMADDATGDVQDVTEDATSDAASSAWPDLVLIDGGPGQLKAAQETLAELGVSDVPLVGVAKGPDRDAGRETFYQQGREPFRLEPRDPVLYFVQRLRDEAHRFAIGSHRARRKKDIAQSGLQEIPGIGPTRKRALLHHFGTLKAIERASLADLEGVPGVNAATARAVYDFFHTKPA
- the pgsA gene encoding CDP-diacylglycerol--glycerol-3-phosphate 3-phosphatidyltransferase, which translates into the protein MVDVTTQQRMPTEVKRGHALALPNLLTYGRCVAVPLVAACLFWSDILEGGLWLRWVALALYIVAAITDFFDGYLARVWSQQSAIGRMLDPIADKLLVSTSLLMLASDGTIRGWSLWAAIVILCREILVSGLREFLAELRVSVPVTRLAKWKTTAQLVAVAVLLAGPAADKLVPGITLFGLILLWIAALLTLYTGWDYFRAGARHLIEDE
- the moaD gene encoding molybdopterin converting factor subunit 1; the protein is MKVLYFAWVRERVGRETEEIAVPEGVTTVADLAAFLKDRGEGYARAFENPRVVRAALDRRHAKPDTPLAGAREVAFFPPMTGG